A region from the Conexivisphaerales archaeon genome encodes:
- the surE gene encoding 5'/3'-nucleotidase SurE, which produces MAKVKILVSNDDGPSSPGVQALVKSLSEFAEVYPVIPETPRSGTSMSLTFHKPLRIREVSVAGRRGYLVSGNPADSVMMALNRILESRPDVMASGINIGDNTGLQDVFASGTVQAAIQAAFAGIPSVAFSMQIQEAAIFSPAEAKGNFQAASDWACRIIKWIAYEGLPEGVDLLNVNFPLRVSKDTRVVVARLAKKKYQNYVEQRLDPRGRPYYWVWGKRLEKYEEGTDAYAVLERGFISVTPLKVDLTASDADLERLIKHLASH; this is translated from the coding sequence ATGGCAAAGGTAAAAATTCTTGTGAGCAACGACGATGGCCCATCAAGTCCTGGGGTTCAAGCCTTAGTGAAATCTCTTTCAGAATTTGCCGAGGTATATCCTGTCATTCCTGAAACACCCAGAAGTGGAACTAGCATGAGCCTAACATTCCACAAGCCTCTGAGGATAAGGGAGGTTTCTGTAGCAGGAAGAAGGGGCTACCTTGTTTCTGGCAATCCCGCGGATTCTGTAATGATGGCTCTCAACAGGATACTTGAGTCAAGACCGGATGTAATGGCTTCAGGGATAAACATAGGAGACAATACAGGCCTGCAGGATGTCTTTGCATCAGGTACTGTGCAGGCTGCAATACAGGCAGCCTTCGCAGGAATTCCTTCTGTTGCCTTCTCGATGCAGATACAGGAGGCTGCCATCTTCTCCCCAGCTGAAGCAAAGGGTAACTTTCAAGCAGCATCTGACTGGGCATGCAGAATAATAAAATGGATAGCCTATGAGGGGCTCCCAGAAGGGGTTGACCTGCTTAACGTGAACTTCCCCCTCAGAGTCAGCAAAGATACCAGGGTGGTTGTAGCCAGGCTTGCCAAGAAGAAGTATCAGAACTATGTTGAACAGAGGCTTGACCCCAGAGGCAGACCATATTACTGGGTCTGGGGAAAAAGGCTGGAGAAGTATGAAGAGGGTACAGATGCCTATGCTGTCCTTGAGCGAGGTTTCATATCTGTAACACCACTCAAGGTAGACCTCACAGCATCCGATGCAGACCTTGAAAGACTGATCAAGCACCTCGCTTCTCATTGA
- a CDS encoding NUDIX hydrolase: MKERSLLSSRVVYRGRHIAVREDDVKEDGNLHRYEIVEHPGAVAVLVVDEKDGCLIFERQYRYSLKEYLYEIPAGTLEEGEQPERCARRELMEETGYLGEDMRRLVSIRTSPGYTNEILHIFYCRASGRIESRPEVDEEIEVVKLKPKDVGMMVKNGEIVDSKTLAALLVAEALRLVEL; the protein is encoded by the coding sequence ATGAAGGAGAGGTCTTTACTGTCGAGCAGAGTAGTCTACAGAGGCAGGCATATAGCTGTGAGGGAGGATGATGTTAAAGAAGATGGTAATCTGCATCGTTATGAGATAGTTGAACACCCTGGTGCAGTTGCTGTACTGGTGGTCGACGAGAAAGACGGATGCCTAATCTTTGAAAGACAGTACAGGTACAGCCTTAAAGAATATCTGTACGAGATTCCTGCTGGTACTCTTGAAGAAGGAGAGCAGCCTGAAAGGTGTGCAAGAAGGGAGCTAATGGAGGAGACTGGCTATCTTGGTGAAGATATGAGGAGGCTTGTGAGTATAAGGACTTCTCCAGGTTACACCAACGAAATTCTTCACATATTCTACTGCAGAGCTTCAGGCAGAATTGAAAGCAGGCCAGAGGTTGATGAGGAGATAGAAGTTGTAAAGCTGAAGCCTAAGGATGTAGGTATGATGGTGAAGAATGGCGAGATAGTTGATTCAAAGACTCTGGCTGCACTTCTTGTCGCAGAAGCTCTCAGGCTTGTGGAGCTGTGA